A single region of the Nomia melanderi isolate GNS246 chromosome 12, iyNomMela1, whole genome shotgun sequence genome encodes:
- the Srrm1 gene encoding serine-arginine repetitive matrix 1 isoform X2, whose product MMYTGTTASQDTRFSDKEKKLLKQMKFGDSLTQKVDMSKVKLDVIKPWITTKITQILGMEDDVVVEFVYNQLEEKFPDPRKMQINLTGFLNGRNARSFMGELWDLLVSAQESVTGIPLAFLQQKKDQIKKRLEEQEKLQASLAEKEKEKEREKEKDEAENKIKKEDKERGSSKERRRDRSRDRDRDRSKRSRSRDRHRDRDRSSRKRRSSSRSPSKNSLKDNGKDMPEVKVEREDSPQPENAIPLMPVKTKPEAAVAISRLQAKLMSIADGKKKNNRTPSPESLEKAKKSRSRSKSPVSRSKKSRSKSPSRDSKTRRSRSPASKSRRSRSKSRSRRSRSRSKSRRSKSRSQDRSKSRRTKSKSPRSRSRSRSRSKKSRSKSNDRSKSRKSRSDSSDSRSSKSRSKSPDKRKDNLDSNRKRDASTSSTSESEEDKGAKDKNDFEIRKKKNGVQAKRSYRKTNKDDSGSESDSSRERKSVPKRRSPTPRKDRGRSKDRDRSRDRSRDRSRDRSRDRSRDRNRRRSIDRERERRRERERERERDRLDRYSGSRSMRPPSVRRAPSRRSPPRRSPARYRRRSPSPGDRRRRRSLDRRRRSSERRDRRRSPDRRDSRRRSPDGRDRSLRYDRSSSRDRSSRRDRSRDRDRRDRDRRSRSRDRRSRSKDHRSSVDRSRDEKRSPDRSRDAKDKTKDKKVDEKIKKSTDTGSRKELRNGRSKSSSSESSESSSSSNEDEAIRKSLERKSSQEKREHTDDKRKEKEKTVKEEPIKRPEKEVKKPETASVKKPDPSVSPKKLQPTTLPVTRHRFSKSLSRTPSPFKKTEDIIAAVKVKPPSKQVEEHKEESPKEESSFASGDAFPLKKDDKSIKSIKAVTEEKKSSQKTSEPVLMKKPIEVIKKSKREKRDGSTDSNDSESEGKKKSRKLDKSRKSRKASTDEEKSDKGGSSSDSEEERKHVEKNKKIRDSNRGDSLDERAKDKKDSRKRDASESESRKRSKKEAEEETKKSKRSRKDSSSGDDDQKTKRGKSEDDRSSRLRKSKKDSSSDDEPKKTRKRRDSSSEDEKSRSRKSRKDSTSEDEGKTRPKKSKRDSSTDDEDVGEKDTKKKRKNDDSSDEEKVKKKRKKKTKTSTSESEESEVEEKKKKKDKKHKKHKKHKKHRKHKKKKVADSDESDVSEGNTEELEKKLREKALKSMKKGHSIERSD is encoded by the exons TTCCCGGATCCCCGAAAAATGCAGATCAACCTCACAGGTTTCCTCAATGGTAGAAATGCCCGATCTTTCATGGGTGAATTATGGGACCTTTTGGTCTCCGCTCAAGAAAGTGTGACGGGTATTCCGCTGGCTTTCTTACAGCAGAAAAAAGATCAAATTAAAAAACGTTTG GAGGAGCAAGAGAAGCTTCAAGCTTCACTGgcagagaaggagaaggagaaagagagggagaaagaaaaggatGAAGCGGAAAACAAGATAAAGAAAGAAGACAAAGAACGTGGCTCGTCCAAGGAGCGAAGAAGGGACAGAAGCAGAGACCGTGACAGAGATAG AAGCAAAAGGAGTCGATCGAGAGATCGGCACAGGGACCGCGATAGATCCAGTCGCAAGCGTCGCTCGTCTTCAAGGTCGCCTAGCAAAAACTCCTTGAAGGACAACGGGAAGGACATGCCGGAGGTTAAAGTTGAACGGGAGGATTCACCTCAACCGGAAAATGCTATACCATTAATGCCTGTGAAGACGAAACC GGAAGCTGCCGTCGCGATATCCCGATTACAAGCTAAGTTAATGAGCATCGCCGAtggaaagaagaagaacaatCGTACTCCGTCTCCCGAGTCGCTGGAGAAAGCGAAGAAGTCCAGATCCAGATCTAAGTCCCCAGTAAGCCGTTCCAAAAAGTCCAGATCCAAATCGCCTAGCAGAGACTCGAAGACCAGACGTTCCAGATCGCCAGCGTCCAAGTCGAGGCGATCTCGCTCAAAGTCGAGATCCAGACGATCCAGATCCAGATCAAAATCCAGAAGATCGAAGTCCAGATCGCAGGATCGCTCGAAGTCTAGGCGAACAAAGTCGAAGTCGCCGAGATCACGATCAAGATCGCGTTCGCGATCGAAGAAGTCGAGGTCCAAGAGCAACGACAGAAGTAAATCCAGAAAGTCGAGGTCCGACTCGAGCGACTCCAGATCGTCGAAGTCTCGGTCGAAATCGCCCGACAAGAGGAAGGATAATCTCGACTCCAACAGGAAACGAGACGCTAGTACAAGCAGCACCTCCGAGTCGGAAGAAGACAAAGGCGCGAAGGATAAGAACGATTTCGAGATTCGAAAGAAGAAGAATGGAGTGCAGGCTAAGAGATCGTACAGAAAGACGAATAAAGACGACAGCGGTAGCGAAAGCGACTCGAGTCGTGAGAGGAAATCAGTGCCTAAGCGAAGAAGCCCTACCCCGCGGAAGGACAGAGGTCGATCCAAGGACAGAGATAGGTCTCGGGACAGATCACGGGATAGATCTCGTGACAGATCACGCGATCGATCTCGAGATAGGAACAGGag GAGATCCATCgacagagaacgagagagacgaCGAGAACGGGAACGGGAAAGGGAGCGGGACAGACTAGACAGATACAGTGGCAGCCGTAGTATGCGGCCTCCGTCTGTGCGTCGAGCACCCAGTAGAAGAAG CCCACCACGTCGAAGTCCAGCAAGATATCGACGAAGATCGCCTAGCCCTGGTGATAGACGCAGAAGAAGATCTCTGGATCGTAGACGAAGATCATCGGAGAGGCGAGACAGGCGTCGATCCCCGGATCGTCGTGACAGCAGACGTCGTTCACCAGACGGCCGGGATCGATCCCTCAGGTACGATAGATCTTCCTCGCGCGACAGATCGAGTAGGCGGGACCGTTCCAGAGACAGGGACAGAAGGGATAGAGATCGAAGATCTAGATCTAGGGATCGTAGATCAAGATCGAAAGATCACAGATCATCAGTGGATCGTTCGAGGGATGAGAAACGATCTCCCGATCGTTCACGGGACGCTAAGGACAAGACGAAGGACAAGAAGGTGgacgaaaaaattaaaaaatcaactgATACGGGATCGCGAAAAGAATTGCGAAACGGAAGGTCTAAGTCAAGTAGCTCGGAAAGTAGCGAAAGTAGTTCCTCTAGCAATGAGGATGAAGCGATCAG AAAATCGCTTGAGCGGAAATCGTCTCAAGAGAAGCGAGAGCACACGGATGACAAAcgtaaagagaaagagaagaccGTCAAAGAAGAGCCGATCAAACGCCCGGAGAAAGAGGTAAAGAAACCTGAAACCGCGTCCGTCAAAAAACCAGATCCCAGTGTTTCTCCGAAGAAACTTCAGCCTACAACTCTGCCTGTAACTAGACACAGA TTTTCGAAGAGCTTATCTCGAACGCCGTCACCGTTTAAAAAGACAGAAGATATCATAGCCGCAGTGAAAGTGAAACCACCTTCGAAGCAAGT AGAAGAGCATAAAGAAGAATCACCAAAGGAAGAGTCGAGCTTCGCGTCTGGAGATGCTTTCCCTTTGAAAAAGGACGACAAGTCGATCAAATCGATCAAAGCAGTGACCGAGGAAAAGAAATCTAGCCAGAAGACTTCGGAGCCAGTCCTTATGAAGAAACCCATTGAAGTGATCAAGAAATCGAAAAGGGAAAAACGTGATGGTTCTACGGATTCGAACGATAGCGAAAGTGAAG GCAAGAAGAAATCGAGGAAGTTGGACAAATCTCGGAAATCTAGGAAAGCTTCTACGGATGAAGAGAAATCGGACAAAGGAGGTTCCAGCTCAGACTCCGAAGAGGAGAGGAAACACGTCGAAAAAAATAAGAAGATTAGAGACTCGAATCGAGGAG ATTCATTAGATGAACGTGCCAAGGATAAAAAGGATAGCAGAAAACGAGACGCTAGCGAGAGCGAGTCTCGCAAACGGTCGAAGAAAGAAGCtgaagaagaaacgaagaaatcgaagaGATCTAGGAAAGATTCATCTTCGGGCGATGACGATCAGAAAACAAAGAGAGGTAAGAGCGAAGACGACAGGTCCTCCAGACTACGGAAATCCAAGAAGGATTCAAGTTCAGACGATGAACCAAAGAAGACACGGAAGAGGAGAGACAGTTCTTCGGAAGATGAGAAGTCTAGATCTCGAAAATCAAGGAAAGATTCGACGAGTGAAGATGAAGGAAAAACCCGCCCAAAAAAATCTAAACGAGATTCGAGTACGGATGACGAAGATGTAGGAGAGAAGGatacgaagaagaagaggaaaaacgATGACAGTTCAGACGAGGAAAAAGTGAAGAAGAAACGTAAAAAGAAGACAAAAACTAGTACTAGCGAATCGGAG GAGAGCGAAGtggaagagaagaaaaagaagaaggataAAAAGCACAAGAAGCACAAGAAACATAAAAAGCACAGGAAACACAAAAAGAAGAAGGTTGCGGATTCTGACGAATCCGATGTAAGTGAGGGGAATACTGAGGAACTGGAGAAAAAATTACGGGAAAAAGCTTTGAAATCAATGAAAAAGGGTCACAGTATAGAGAGAAGTGATTGA
- the Srrm1 gene encoding serine-arginine repetitive matrix 1 isoform X5, which translates to MMYTGTTASQDTRFSDKEKKLLKQMKFGDSLTQKVDMSKVKLDVIKPWITTKITQILGMEDDVVVEFVYNQLEEKFPDPRKMQINLTGFLNGRNARSFMGELWDLLVSAQESVTGIPLAFLQQKKDQIKKRLEEQEKLQASLAEKEKEKEREKEKDEAENKIKKEDKERGSSKERRRDRSRDRDRDRSKRSRSRDRHRDRDRSSRKRRSSSRSPSKNSLKDNGKDMPEVKVEREDSPQPENAIPLMPVKTKPEAAVAISRLQAKLMSIADGKKKNNRTPSPESLEKAKKSRSRSKSPVSRSKKSRSKSPSRDSKTRRSRSPASKSRRSRSKSRSRRSRSRSKSRRSKSRSQDRSKSRRTKSKSPRSRSRSRSRSKKSRSKSNDRSKSRKSRSDSSDSRSSKSRSKSPDKRKDNLDSNRKRDASTSSTSESEEDKGAKDKNDFEIRKKKNGVQAKRSYRKTNKDDSGSESDSSRERKSVPKRRSPTPRKDRGRSKDRDRSRDRSRDRSRDRSRDRSRDRNRRRSIDRERERRRERERERERDRLDRYSGSRSMRPPSVRRAPSRRSPPRRSPARYRRRSPSPGDRRRRRSLDRRRRSSERRDRRRSPDRRDSRRRSPDGRDRSLRYDRSSSRDRSSRRDRSRDRDRRDRDRRSRSRDRRSRSKDHRSSVDRSRDEKRSPDRSRDAKDKTKDKKVDEKIKKSTDTGSRKELRNGRSKSSSSESSESSSSSNEDEAIRKSLERKSSQEKREHTDDKRKEKEKTVKEEPIKRPEKEVKKPETASVKKPDPSVSPKKLQPTTLPVTRHRFSKSLSRTPSPFKKTEDIIAAVKVKPPSKEEHKEESPKEESSFASGDAFPLKKDDKSIKSIKAVTEEKKSSQKTSEPVLMKKPIEVIKKSKREKRDGSTDSNDSESEGKKKSRKLDKSRKSRKASTDEEKSDKGGSSSDSEEERKHVEKNKKIRDSNRGDSLDERAKDKKDSRKRDASESESRKRSKKEAEEETKKSKRSRKDSSSGDDDQKTKRGKSEDDRSSRLRKSKKDSSSDDEPKKTRKRRDSSSEDEKSRSRKSRKDSTSEDEGKTRPKKSKRDSSTDDEDVGEKDTKKKRKNDDSSDEEKVKKKRKKKTKTSTSESEESEVEEKKKKKDKKHKKHKKHKKHRKHKKKKVADSDESDVSEGNTEELEKKLREKALKSMKKGHSIERSD; encoded by the exons TTCCCGGATCCCCGAAAAATGCAGATCAACCTCACAGGTTTCCTCAATGGTAGAAATGCCCGATCTTTCATGGGTGAATTATGGGACCTTTTGGTCTCCGCTCAAGAAAGTGTGACGGGTATTCCGCTGGCTTTCTTACAGCAGAAAAAAGATCAAATTAAAAAACGTTTG GAGGAGCAAGAGAAGCTTCAAGCTTCACTGgcagagaaggagaaggagaaagagagggagaaagaaaaggatGAAGCGGAAAACAAGATAAAGAAAGAAGACAAAGAACGTGGCTCGTCCAAGGAGCGAAGAAGGGACAGAAGCAGAGACCGTGACAGAGATAG AAGCAAAAGGAGTCGATCGAGAGATCGGCACAGGGACCGCGATAGATCCAGTCGCAAGCGTCGCTCGTCTTCAAGGTCGCCTAGCAAAAACTCCTTGAAGGACAACGGGAAGGACATGCCGGAGGTTAAAGTTGAACGGGAGGATTCACCTCAACCGGAAAATGCTATACCATTAATGCCTGTGAAGACGAAACC GGAAGCTGCCGTCGCGATATCCCGATTACAAGCTAAGTTAATGAGCATCGCCGAtggaaagaagaagaacaatCGTACTCCGTCTCCCGAGTCGCTGGAGAAAGCGAAGAAGTCCAGATCCAGATCTAAGTCCCCAGTAAGCCGTTCCAAAAAGTCCAGATCCAAATCGCCTAGCAGAGACTCGAAGACCAGACGTTCCAGATCGCCAGCGTCCAAGTCGAGGCGATCTCGCTCAAAGTCGAGATCCAGACGATCCAGATCCAGATCAAAATCCAGAAGATCGAAGTCCAGATCGCAGGATCGCTCGAAGTCTAGGCGAACAAAGTCGAAGTCGCCGAGATCACGATCAAGATCGCGTTCGCGATCGAAGAAGTCGAGGTCCAAGAGCAACGACAGAAGTAAATCCAGAAAGTCGAGGTCCGACTCGAGCGACTCCAGATCGTCGAAGTCTCGGTCGAAATCGCCCGACAAGAGGAAGGATAATCTCGACTCCAACAGGAAACGAGACGCTAGTACAAGCAGCACCTCCGAGTCGGAAGAAGACAAAGGCGCGAAGGATAAGAACGATTTCGAGATTCGAAAGAAGAAGAATGGAGTGCAGGCTAAGAGATCGTACAGAAAGACGAATAAAGACGACAGCGGTAGCGAAAGCGACTCGAGTCGTGAGAGGAAATCAGTGCCTAAGCGAAGAAGCCCTACCCCGCGGAAGGACAGAGGTCGATCCAAGGACAGAGATAGGTCTCGGGACAGATCACGGGATAGATCTCGTGACAGATCACGCGATCGATCTCGAGATAGGAACAGGag GAGATCCATCgacagagaacgagagagacgaCGAGAACGGGAACGGGAAAGGGAGCGGGACAGACTAGACAGATACAGTGGCAGCCGTAGTATGCGGCCTCCGTCTGTGCGTCGAGCACCCAGTAGAAGAAG CCCACCACGTCGAAGTCCAGCAAGATATCGACGAAGATCGCCTAGCCCTGGTGATAGACGCAGAAGAAGATCTCTGGATCGTAGACGAAGATCATCGGAGAGGCGAGACAGGCGTCGATCCCCGGATCGTCGTGACAGCAGACGTCGTTCACCAGACGGCCGGGATCGATCCCTCAGGTACGATAGATCTTCCTCGCGCGACAGATCGAGTAGGCGGGACCGTTCCAGAGACAGGGACAGAAGGGATAGAGATCGAAGATCTAGATCTAGGGATCGTAGATCAAGATCGAAAGATCACAGATCATCAGTGGATCGTTCGAGGGATGAGAAACGATCTCCCGATCGTTCACGGGACGCTAAGGACAAGACGAAGGACAAGAAGGTGgacgaaaaaattaaaaaatcaactgATACGGGATCGCGAAAAGAATTGCGAAACGGAAGGTCTAAGTCAAGTAGCTCGGAAAGTAGCGAAAGTAGTTCCTCTAGCAATGAGGATGAAGCGATCAG AAAATCGCTTGAGCGGAAATCGTCTCAAGAGAAGCGAGAGCACACGGATGACAAAcgtaaagagaaagagaagaccGTCAAAGAAGAGCCGATCAAACGCCCGGAGAAAGAGGTAAAGAAACCTGAAACCGCGTCCGTCAAAAAACCAGATCCCAGTGTTTCTCCGAAGAAACTTCAGCCTACAACTCTGCCTGTAACTAGACACAGA TTTTCGAAGAGCTTATCTCGAACGCCGTCACCGTTTAAAAAGACAGAAGATATCATAGCCGCAGTGAAAGTGAAACCACCTTCGAA AGAAGAGCATAAAGAAGAATCACCAAAGGAAGAGTCGAGCTTCGCGTCTGGAGATGCTTTCCCTTTGAAAAAGGACGACAAGTCGATCAAATCGATCAAAGCAGTGACCGAGGAAAAGAAATCTAGCCAGAAGACTTCGGAGCCAGTCCTTATGAAGAAACCCATTGAAGTGATCAAGAAATCGAAAAGGGAAAAACGTGATGGTTCTACGGATTCGAACGATAGCGAAAGTGAAG GCAAGAAGAAATCGAGGAAGTTGGACAAATCTCGGAAATCTAGGAAAGCTTCTACGGATGAAGAGAAATCGGACAAAGGAGGTTCCAGCTCAGACTCCGAAGAGGAGAGGAAACACGTCGAAAAAAATAAGAAGATTAGAGACTCGAATCGAGGAG ATTCATTAGATGAACGTGCCAAGGATAAAAAGGATAGCAGAAAACGAGACGCTAGCGAGAGCGAGTCTCGCAAACGGTCGAAGAAAGAAGCtgaagaagaaacgaagaaatcgaagaGATCTAGGAAAGATTCATCTTCGGGCGATGACGATCAGAAAACAAAGAGAGGTAAGAGCGAAGACGACAGGTCCTCCAGACTACGGAAATCCAAGAAGGATTCAAGTTCAGACGATGAACCAAAGAAGACACGGAAGAGGAGAGACAGTTCTTCGGAAGATGAGAAGTCTAGATCTCGAAAATCAAGGAAAGATTCGACGAGTGAAGATGAAGGAAAAACCCGCCCAAAAAAATCTAAACGAGATTCGAGTACGGATGACGAAGATGTAGGAGAGAAGGatacgaagaagaagaggaaaaacgATGACAGTTCAGACGAGGAAAAAGTGAAGAAGAAACGTAAAAAGAAGACAAAAACTAGTACTAGCGAATCGGAG GAGAGCGAAGtggaagagaagaaaaagaagaaggataAAAAGCACAAGAAGCACAAGAAACATAAAAAGCACAGGAAACACAAAAAGAAGAAGGTTGCGGATTCTGACGAATCCGATGTAAGTGAGGGGAATACTGAGGAACTGGAGAAAAAATTACGGGAAAAAGCTTTGAAATCAATGAAAAAGGGTCACAGTATAGAGAGAAGTGATTGA
- the Srrm1 gene encoding serine-arginine repetitive matrix 1 isoform X6: MMYTGTTASQDTRFSDKEKKLLKQMKFGDSLTQKVDMSKVKLDVIKPWITTKITQILGMEDDVVVEFVYNQLEEKFPDPRKMQINLTGFLNGRNARSFMGELWDLLVSAQESVTGIPLAFLQQKKDQIKKRLEEQEKLQASLAEKEKEKEREKEKDEAENKIKKEDKERGSSKERRRDRSRDRDRDSKRSRSRDRHRDRDRSSRKRRSSSRSPSKNSLKDNGKDMPEVKVEREDSPQPENAIPLMPVKTKPEAAVAISRLQAKLMSIADGKKKNNRTPSPESLEKAKKSRSRSKSPVSRSKKSRSKSPSRDSKTRRSRSPASKSRRSRSKSRSRRSRSRSKSRRSKSRSQDRSKSRRTKSKSPRSRSRSRSRSKKSRSKSNDRSKSRKSRSDSSDSRSSKSRSKSPDKRKDNLDSNRKRDASTSSTSESEEDKGAKDKNDFEIRKKKNGVQAKRSYRKTNKDDSGSESDSSRERKSVPKRRSPTPRKDRGRSKDRDRSRDRSRDRSRDRSRDRSRDRNRRRSIDRERERRRERERERERDRLDRYSGSRSMRPPSVRRAPSRRRSPPRRSPARYRRRSPSPGDRRRRRSLDRRRRSSERRDRRRSPDRRDSRRRSPDGRDRSLRYDRSSSRDRSSRRDRSRDRDRRDRDRRSRSRDRRSRSKDHRSSVDRSRDEKRSPDRSRDAKDKTKDKKVDEKIKKSTDTGSRKELRNGRSKSSSSESSESSSSSNEDEAIRKSLERKSSQEKREHTDDKRKEKEKTVKEEPIKRPEKEVKKPETASVKKPDPSVSPKKLQPTTLPVTRHRFSKSLSRTPSPFKKTEDIIAAVKVKPPSKEEHKEESPKEESSFASGDAFPLKKDDKSIKSIKAVTEEKKSSQKTSEPVLMKKPIEVIKKSKREKRDGSTDSNDSESEGKKKSRKLDKSRKSRKASTDEEKSDKGGSSSDSEEERKHVEKNKKIRDSNRGDSLDERAKDKKDSRKRDASESESRKRSKKEAEEETKKSKRSRKDSSSGDDDQKTKRGKSEDDRSSRLRKSKKDSSSDDEPKKTRKRRDSSSEDEKSRSRKSRKDSTSEDEGKTRPKKSKRDSSTDDEDVGEKDTKKKRKNDDSSDEEKVKKKRKKKTKTSTSESEESEVEEKKKKKDKKHKKHKKHKKHRKHKKKKVADSDESDVSEGNTEELEKKLREKALKSMKKGHSIERSD, translated from the exons TTCCCGGATCCCCGAAAAATGCAGATCAACCTCACAGGTTTCCTCAATGGTAGAAATGCCCGATCTTTCATGGGTGAATTATGGGACCTTTTGGTCTCCGCTCAAGAAAGTGTGACGGGTATTCCGCTGGCTTTCTTACAGCAGAAAAAAGATCAAATTAAAAAACGTTTG GAGGAGCAAGAGAAGCTTCAAGCTTCACTGgcagagaaggagaaggagaaagagagggagaaagaaaaggatGAAGCGGAAAACAAGATAAAGAAAGAAGACAAAGAACGTGGCTCGTCCAAGGAGCGAAGAAGGGACAGAAGCAGAGACCGTGACAGAGATAG CAAAAGGAGTCGATCGAGAGATCGGCACAGGGACCGCGATAGATCCAGTCGCAAGCGTCGCTCGTCTTCAAGGTCGCCTAGCAAAAACTCCTTGAAGGACAACGGGAAGGACATGCCGGAGGTTAAAGTTGAACGGGAGGATTCACCTCAACCGGAAAATGCTATACCATTAATGCCTGTGAAGACGAAACC GGAAGCTGCCGTCGCGATATCCCGATTACAAGCTAAGTTAATGAGCATCGCCGAtggaaagaagaagaacaatCGTACTCCGTCTCCCGAGTCGCTGGAGAAAGCGAAGAAGTCCAGATCCAGATCTAAGTCCCCAGTAAGCCGTTCCAAAAAGTCCAGATCCAAATCGCCTAGCAGAGACTCGAAGACCAGACGTTCCAGATCGCCAGCGTCCAAGTCGAGGCGATCTCGCTCAAAGTCGAGATCCAGACGATCCAGATCCAGATCAAAATCCAGAAGATCGAAGTCCAGATCGCAGGATCGCTCGAAGTCTAGGCGAACAAAGTCGAAGTCGCCGAGATCACGATCAAGATCGCGTTCGCGATCGAAGAAGTCGAGGTCCAAGAGCAACGACAGAAGTAAATCCAGAAAGTCGAGGTCCGACTCGAGCGACTCCAGATCGTCGAAGTCTCGGTCGAAATCGCCCGACAAGAGGAAGGATAATCTCGACTCCAACAGGAAACGAGACGCTAGTACAAGCAGCACCTCCGAGTCGGAAGAAGACAAAGGCGCGAAGGATAAGAACGATTTCGAGATTCGAAAGAAGAAGAATGGAGTGCAGGCTAAGAGATCGTACAGAAAGACGAATAAAGACGACAGCGGTAGCGAAAGCGACTCGAGTCGTGAGAGGAAATCAGTGCCTAAGCGAAGAAGCCCTACCCCGCGGAAGGACAGAGGTCGATCCAAGGACAGAGATAGGTCTCGGGACAGATCACGGGATAGATCTCGTGACAGATCACGCGATCGATCTCGAGATAGGAACAGGag GAGATCCATCgacagagaacgagagagacgaCGAGAACGGGAACGGGAAAGGGAGCGGGACAGACTAGACAGATACAGTGGCAGCCGTAGTATGCGGCCTCCGTCTGTGCGTCGAGCACCCAGTAGAAGAAG AAGCCCACCACGTCGAAGTCCAGCAAGATATCGACGAAGATCGCCTAGCCCTGGTGATAGACGCAGAAGAAGATCTCTGGATCGTAGACGAAGATCATCGGAGAGGCGAGACAGGCGTCGATCCCCGGATCGTCGTGACAGCAGACGTCGTTCACCAGACGGCCGGGATCGATCCCTCAGGTACGATAGATCTTCCTCGCGCGACAGATCGAGTAGGCGGGACCGTTCCAGAGACAGGGACAGAAGGGATAGAGATCGAAGATCTAGATCTAGGGATCGTAGATCAAGATCGAAAGATCACAGATCATCAGTGGATCGTTCGAGGGATGAGAAACGATCTCCCGATCGTTCACGGGACGCTAAGGACAAGACGAAGGACAAGAAGGTGgacgaaaaaattaaaaaatcaactgATACGGGATCGCGAAAAGAATTGCGAAACGGAAGGTCTAAGTCAAGTAGCTCGGAAAGTAGCGAAAGTAGTTCCTCTAGCAATGAGGATGAAGCGATCAG AAAATCGCTTGAGCGGAAATCGTCTCAAGAGAAGCGAGAGCACACGGATGACAAAcgtaaagagaaagagaagaccGTCAAAGAAGAGCCGATCAAACGCCCGGAGAAAGAGGTAAAGAAACCTGAAACCGCGTCCGTCAAAAAACCAGATCCCAGTGTTTCTCCGAAGAAACTTCAGCCTACAACTCTGCCTGTAACTAGACACAGA TTTTCGAAGAGCTTATCTCGAACGCCGTCACCGTTTAAAAAGACAGAAGATATCATAGCCGCAGTGAAAGTGAAACCACCTTCGAA AGAAGAGCATAAAGAAGAATCACCAAAGGAAGAGTCGAGCTTCGCGTCTGGAGATGCTTTCCCTTTGAAAAAGGACGACAAGTCGATCAAATCGATCAAAGCAGTGACCGAGGAAAAGAAATCTAGCCAGAAGACTTCGGAGCCAGTCCTTATGAAGAAACCCATTGAAGTGATCAAGAAATCGAAAAGGGAAAAACGTGATGGTTCTACGGATTCGAACGATAGCGAAAGTGAAG GCAAGAAGAAATCGAGGAAGTTGGACAAATCTCGGAAATCTAGGAAAGCTTCTACGGATGAAGAGAAATCGGACAAAGGAGGTTCCAGCTCAGACTCCGAAGAGGAGAGGAAACACGTCGAAAAAAATAAGAAGATTAGAGACTCGAATCGAGGAG ATTCATTAGATGAACGTGCCAAGGATAAAAAGGATAGCAGAAAACGAGACGCTAGCGAGAGCGAGTCTCGCAAACGGTCGAAGAAAGAAGCtgaagaagaaacgaagaaatcgaagaGATCTAGGAAAGATTCATCTTCGGGCGATGACGATCAGAAAACAAAGAGAGGTAAGAGCGAAGACGACAGGTCCTCCAGACTACGGAAATCCAAGAAGGATTCAAGTTCAGACGATGAACCAAAGAAGACACGGAAGAGGAGAGACAGTTCTTCGGAAGATGAGAAGTCTAGATCTCGAAAATCAAGGAAAGATTCGACGAGTGAAGATGAAGGAAAAACCCGCCCAAAAAAATCTAAACGAGATTCGAGTACGGATGACGAAGATGTAGGAGAGAAGGatacgaagaagaagaggaaaaacgATGACAGTTCAGACGAGGAAAAAGTGAAGAAGAAACGTAAAAAGAAGACAAAAACTAGTACTAGCGAATCGGAG GAGAGCGAAGtggaagagaagaaaaagaagaaggataAAAAGCACAAGAAGCACAAGAAACATAAAAAGCACAGGAAACACAAAAAGAAGAAGGTTGCGGATTCTGACGAATCCGATGTAAGTGAGGGGAATACTGAGGAACTGGAGAAAAAATTACGGGAAAAAGCTTTGAAATCAATGAAAAAGGGTCACAGTATAGAGAGAAGTGATTGA